One window of Pelmatolapia mariae isolate MD_Pm_ZW linkage group LG18, Pm_UMD_F_2, whole genome shotgun sequence genomic DNA carries:
- the gng12a gene encoding guanine nucleotide-binding protein G(I)/G(S)/G(O) subunit gamma-12a has protein sequence MSSKLHPSNNIAHARRTVHQLRIEASIERIKVSKASADLMNYCTEHARNDPLLTGIPASDNPFKEKKPCTIL, from the exons ATGTCTTCAAAGCTTCACCCTTCCAATAACATCGCCCATGCCCGACGGACGGTGCACCAGCTGAGAATAGAGGCGAGCATTGAGAGGATAAAG GTATCCAAGGCCTCTGCAGACCTTATGAACTACTGCACCGAACACGCCAGAAATGACCCTCTCCTTACGGGCATCCCTGCTTCAGACAACCCcttcaaggaaaaaaaaccctgcactATATTGTAG
- the gadd45aa gene encoding growth arrest and DNA-damage-inducible, alpha, a, with protein sequence MYNMTFEELSGDYSQERMDTVAKALEEVLTSALPQGGITVGVYEAAKSLNVDPDNVVLCVLAADEEDVKDVALQIHFTLIQAFCCENDINILKVNNTRRLAQILGGGGGGKQSGGEPLDLHCVLVTSPHSTSWKDPALSKLSRFCRESRCMDQWVPIINLPER encoded by the exons ATGTACAACATGACATTTGAGGAACTAAGTGGGGATTACTCTCAGGAAAG AATGGACACGGTGGCCAAAGCTTTGGAGGAAGTCCTCACCTCTGCGCTGCCACAGGGAGGCATTACAGTCGGCGTCTACGAGGCTGCCAAGTCGCTCAATGT AGACCCTGATAATGTGGTTTTGTGCGTCCTGGCTGCAGATGAAGAGGACGTTAAAGACGTGGCCCTGCAGATCCACTTTACTCTCATTCAGGCTTTTTGCTGCGAGAATGACATCAACATCCTGAAAGTCAACAACACCAGGCGCCTGGCACAAATATTGGGTGGTGGGGGAGGTGGAAAACAGAGCGGGGGAGAACCTTTGGACCTCCACTGTGTCCTTGTCACT agCCCACATTCTACATCATGGAAGGACCCAGCTCTGAGCAAACTGAGCAGATTCTGCAGAGAGAGCCGCTGCATGGACCAGTGGGTACCCATCATCAACTTGCCTGAACGATGA